In a single window of the Coffea eugenioides isolate CCC68of chromosome 3, Ceug_1.0, whole genome shotgun sequence genome:
- the LOC113764438 gene encoding GATA transcription factor 1-like, protein MDALHNPDVAGAAAGCFMLDGEDDLLNFSLDDGEEEKENKNPSPFLKDPYSFSPSNTLISHQDDDLSRSPSFPEFEEELEWLSNKDAFPAVETCFDLLSETPDFDGLNHQSPVSVLENSSSSSNSNGSNGSAVMSCCGNLKVPSSFPVRPRSQRRRRKRRSGFGDLPSQEWQWWNHVNIKSNRQEVALPPVPVKANTSATIGRRCLHCQADQTPQWRAGPMGPKTLCNACGVRYKSGRLVPEYRPASSPTFSAALHSNSHRKIVEMRRQKQPGMGGIMANGSCGYRVG, encoded by the exons atggATGCTTTGCACAACCCAGATGTTGCAGGAGCAGCAGCAGGTTGTTTCATGTTGGATGGTGAAGACGACCTTCTCAACTTCTCCTTGGACGACggtgaagaagagaaagaaaataaaaatcctTCCCCTTTTCTAAAAGACCCTtattctttttctccttcaaATACCCTCATTAGCCATCAAGATGATGATCTCAGCCGTTCACCTTCCTTCCCT GAGTTTGAGGAAGAACTGGAATGGTTATCGAACAAGGACGCATTCCCGGCAGTGGAGACATGCTTCGACCTTCTATCTGAGACCCCGGATTTTGATGGATTGAACCACCAGAGCCCGGTATCCGTGCTTGAAAACAGCAGTAGTAGCAGCAATAGCAATGGTAGCAATGGCAGCGCGGTAATGAGCTGCTGTGGGAACCTTAAGGTGCCCAGTAGTTTCCCTGTTCGCCCGCGTAGCCAGAGAAGGAGGAGAAAACGAAGATCAGGTTTTGGGGACTTGCCGAGCCAGGAATGGCAGTGGTGGAATCATGTGAATATTAAGAGTAACAGGCAGGAAGTGGCATTACCACCAGTGCCAGTGAAGGCAAATACTAGTGCTACTATTGGGAGGAGATGCCTGCATTGCCAAGCTGATCAGACCCCACAATGGCGCGCAGGCCCAATGGGGCCGAAAACTCTTTGCAATGCCTGTGGGGTGCGGTATAAGTCCGGGCGTCTTGTGCCTGAGTATCGCCCTGCTAGTAGTCCTACATTTTCGGCTGCATTGCATTCGAATTCTCATAGGAAGATAGTTGAGATGAGGAGGCAGAAGCAACCAGGAATGGGAGGAATCATGGCGAACGGGAGTTGTGGATATAGGGTAGGATAG